One genomic region from Dermacentor variabilis isolate Ectoservices chromosome 6, ASM5094787v1, whole genome shotgun sequence encodes:
- the LOC142586273 gene encoding uncharacterized protein LOC142586273 — protein MKVCRATLVFSPTVIAILEYLQKNPRSHEKAAQFQDCRSTITFMKYVGLWYDLHDISGWKSRERPFVKTEDDRLAWLEVDFISYLENVRRESMKARMQSLTKETYEATVMTTRSTVAVVEYMLTDLGFKYVLTRGLNSDPVESVFSCFRQFNGGNDRVDARAAVFTAEKLLKVGILQAASTGNAPSSSECKTALKGWNHDGDREDPAIPEAALAVLWKLQHVMKHDEVPPHLEFAPLTYMAGYLAFVCEQKVACRECKVRLKGSASRAGAYHFTFSLDQGGLSYPRPEVVWLCKLLCTFVELALQSVEVYRCGKLCQILSCAVLPHLTVCPLMWCAKCTDHDHCRELCEIFLKKFLRPLLANWAGDLTSSLDSVLRLSRKPLSRKVLRL, from the exons ATGAAGGTCTGTCGCGCGACATTGGTTTTCTCGCCTACGGTAATCGCCATCCTCGAGTACCTTCAAAAAAATCCTCGATCACATGAGAAGGCTGCGCAATTTCAGGATTGTCGGTCAACTATCACATTCATGAAATATGTTGGGTTGTGGTATGACCTCCATGACATTTCTGGTTGGAAATCGAGGGAAAGGCCATTCGTCAAAACTGAGGATGATAGGTTGGCTTGGCTTGAAGTTGACTTCATCAGTTACCTCGAAAATGTGAGACGTGAAAGCATGAAAGCCCGTATGCAGTCGCTTACAAAGGAGACCTACGAGGCTACCGTAATGACAACTAGATCAACGGTTGCCGTCGTTGAGTACATGCTGACCGACCTGGG CTTCAAGTACGTACTGACCCGTGGGCTCAACAGCGATCCAGTAGAGTCTGTGTTCAGCTGCTTCCGCCAATTCAATGGCGGTAATGACCGAGTTGATGCAAGAGCAGCAGTCTTCACAGCAGAGAAGTTGCTGAAG GTCGGGATTTTACAGGCTGCCAGCACTGGAAACGCGCCATCAAGTTCAGAGTGCAAGACAGCGCTGAAAGGTTGGAACCACGACGGTGACCGAGAAGACCCAGCTATACCGGAGGCAGCCTTGGCAGTGTTGTGGAAGTTGCAGCATGTGATGAAGCACGACGAGGTCCCTCCACACCTTGAGTTCGCACCGCTCACATACATGGCGGGGTACCTGGCTTTCGTCTGTGAGCAGAAG GTGGCGTGCCGTGAATGCAAGGTGCGACTAAAAGGAAGTGCTTCGCGGGCTGGAGCGTATCACTTCACATTCAGTCTTGACCAAGGTGGACTGAGCTACCCGCGGCCTGAAGTCGTCTGGTTATGCAAGCTGCTGTGTACTTTCGTCGAATTAGCTCTGCAGTCTGTTGAAGTTTATCGCTGTGGGAAACTGTGCCAGATCCTCTCATGTGCTGTGCTCCCACACCTCACGGTTTGCCCGCTCATGTGGTGTGCAAAGTGTACGGACCATGATCACTGTCGAGAGCTTTGCGAGATATTTCTAAAAAAGTTCCTGAGACCCCTCCTGGCGAACTGGGCTGGTGACCTTACCAGCTCTTTGGACAGTGTGCTCAGGCTTTCAAGAAAGCCTCTTTCCCGCAAGGTCCTGCGTTTGTAG